Genomic segment of Lemur catta isolate mLemCat1 chromosome 2, mLemCat1.pri, whole genome shotgun sequence:
ATTGAAGAGAGAGGTAATGTTCCtggtaaaatttttaatgtagaaaCGAACCCTGTTCCTTCAAGAAAAATAGCCTATAAAAATAGCCTATGTGACTCATGTGAAAAGAGTTTAACAtctatttcagaatatattaGTAGTGATGGAAGCTATGCAAGAATGAAACCTGATGAATGTAGTGGATGTGGGAAGTCACTCCTCCATATTAAGCTCGAGAAAATTCATCCAGGAGATAAATCTTATGAGTTTAATCAAAATGGGGAACCTTACACTCtaaatgaagaaagtatttatcagaaaattcatattttggAGAAACCTTTTGAATATATTGAATGCCAGAAAGCCTTCCAAAAGGACCCAGTTTTTGTTAATCACATGGAAGAGAAGCCCTATAAGTGGAATGAATCTGAAATAGCTTTTCTCCAAATGTCAAATCTCAGTGTACATCAGAGATCTGACATGGAAATGAAGCCCTATGAATGCAGTCAATGTGGGAAATCCTTCTGCAAAAAgtcaaaatttattatacatcAGAGgactcacacaggagagaaaccttatgaatgtaatcAGTGTGGGAAATCTTTCTGCCAGAAGGGAACCCTCACTGTACATCAGAGAacacacacaggggagaagccctatgaatgtaACGAATGTGGGAAAAACTTTTACCAGAAGTTACACCTCATTCAACATCAGAGAACTCACTCAGGAGAGAAGCCTTATGAATGTAGTTACTGTGGAAAATCCTTTTGCCAGAAGACACACCTCACACAACATCAGAGAACACATTCAGGAGAGAGACCCTATGTTTGTCATGACTGTGGGAAAACCTTCTCCCAGAAGTCAGCACTTAATGACCATCAGAAAATTCACACAGGCGTGAAACTCTATAAGtgtagtgaatgtgggaaatGCTTCTGCCGCAAGTCTACTCTCACTACCCACTTGAGgacacacacaggagagaaaccctatgaatgtaatgaatgtggtaAATTCTTCTCTCGGTTATCATATCTCACTGTACATTATAGAACTCATTcaggagagaaaccatatgaatgtaatgaatgtgggaaaaccttCTACCTGAATTCAGCCCTCATGAGACATCAGAGAgtacacacaggagagaaaccttacgaatgtaatgaatgtggaaaattaTTCTCCCAGTTGTCATACCTCACTATACATCATAGAACTCATTCAGGAgtgaaaccctatgaatgtagtgaatgtgggaaaacTTTTTACCAGAACTCAGCCCTTTGTAGACATCGGAGAATACATAAAGGAGAGAAGCCCTATGAATGTTATATATGTGGAAAATTCTTCTCTCAGATGTCATACCTCACTATACATCATAGAATTCAttcaggagagaaaccctatgaatgtagtgaatgtgggaaaacctTCTGCCAGAATTCAGCCCTTAATAGACATCAGAGaacacacacaggagagaaagCCTATGAATGTTATGAATGTGGGAAATGCTTCTCTCAAATGTCATATCTCACTATACATCATCGAATTCATTCAGGAGAGAAACCctttgaatgtaatgaatgtggaaaagccttctcTCGGATGTCATACCTCACTGTACACTATAGAACTCAttcaggagagaaaccctatgaatgtactGAA
This window contains:
- the ZNF12 gene encoding zinc finger protein 12 isoform X2, whose protein sequence is MNKSLGPVSFKDVAVDFTQEEWQQLDPEQKITYRDVMLENYSNLVSVGYHIIKPDVIIKLEQGEEPWIVEGEFLLQSYPDEAWQTDDLIERVQEDEDKHSRQTVFINETLIEEREYISSDGSYARMKPDECSGCGKSLLHIKLEKIHPGDKSYEFNQNGEPYTLNEESIYQKIHILEKPFEYIECQKAFQKDPVFVNHMEEKPYKWNESEIAFLQMSNLSVHQRSDMEMKPYECSQCGKSFCKKSKFIIHQRTHTGEKPYECNQCGKSFCQKGTLTVHQRTHTGEKPYECNECGKNFYQKLHLIQHQRTHSGEKPYECSYCGKSFCQKTHLTQHQRTHSGERPYVCHDCGKTFSQKSALNDHQKIHTGVKLYKCSECGKCFCRKSTLTTHLRTHTGEKPYECNECGKFFSRLSYLTVHYRTHSGEKPYECNECGKTFYLNSALMRHQRVHTGEKPYECNECGKLFSQLSYLTIHHRTHSGVKPYECSECGKTFYQNSALCRHRRIHKGEKPYECYICGKFFSQMSYLTIHHRIHSGEKPYECSECGKTFCQNSALNRHQRTHTGEKAYECYECGKCFSQMSYLTIHHRIHSGEKPFECNECGKAFSRMSYLTVHYRTHSGEKPYECTECGKKFYHKSAFNSHQRIHRRGNVNIVDVGRLL
- the ZNF12 gene encoding zinc finger protein 12 isoform X1; amino-acid sequence: MNKSLGPVSFKDVAVDFTQEEWQQLDPEQKITYRDVMLENYSNLVSVGYHIIKPDVIIKLEQGEEPWIVEGEFLLQSYPDEAWQTDDLIERVQEDEDKHSRQTVFINETLIEERGNVPGKIFNVETNPVPSRKIAYKNSLCDSCEKSLTSISEYISSDGSYARMKPDECSGCGKSLLHIKLEKIHPGDKSYEFNQNGEPYTLNEESIYQKIHILEKPFEYIECQKAFQKDPVFVNHMEEKPYKWNESEIAFLQMSNLSVHQRSDMEMKPYECSQCGKSFCKKSKFIIHQRTHTGEKPYECNQCGKSFCQKGTLTVHQRTHTGEKPYECNECGKNFYQKLHLIQHQRTHSGEKPYECSYCGKSFCQKTHLTQHQRTHSGERPYVCHDCGKTFSQKSALNDHQKIHTGVKLYKCSECGKCFCRKSTLTTHLRTHTGEKPYECNECGKFFSRLSYLTVHYRTHSGEKPYECNECGKTFYLNSALMRHQRVHTGEKPYECNECGKLFSQLSYLTIHHRTHSGVKPYECSECGKTFYQNSALCRHRRIHKGEKPYECYICGKFFSQMSYLTIHHRIHSGEKPYECSECGKTFCQNSALNRHQRTHTGEKAYECYECGKCFSQMSYLTIHHRIHSGEKPFECNECGKAFSRMSYLTVHYRTHSGEKPYECTECGKKFYHKSAFNSHQRIHRRGNVNIVDVGRLL